The Pantoea eucalypti sequence GGTCATAATCCGGTTCGAGCTTAAACAGACGCAACACCTGATCGAGCATTTCGCGATGCTGTGCGGTGACGCACAGGCGCGATTCAAAAGCAGGATCCTGCGACAGCGCCTGAACCAGTGGCGCCATTTTAATCGCTTCGGGACGAGTACCAAATACGGTCAGAACTTTCACACTGTTTCTCTCACTCATGCGTGTCTGACATCAGACGCGGACGACGTGCCAGCGCCACTCCCGCGCCTGTTAATGCCCCAACGGCACCCCACATAATCATCATGAACAGACGTCGCGGACTGTCACGTGATACCGGCTCTTCCGGTGTGCGCAGATAACGGTAGGTCTGAAACTTGCTGTTCAGTTTTGGTCCGGCCTGCAGCGTGGTCAGCATTGCTCTGTTCTGATCATAGCTGATATCAAAGCTCGGCCCCGTTGCGCGCAGGGTATCCAGCTGGCCCTGTAAAACCGGCTGACCCAGCAGGAACAGATCGCTGTCTGCCAGATTCTCACCCACTTCGCGCGTCTGCTTCTCATTAATGCCCTGCTGGCTGGCGATCTTCAGCGCCTGCTCCAGCCGATGCTGCTGGCGCTGGAACACCGCGTTAGCCACATCTTCCTGACGTTTCACCTGCGCCTGCAGCTGATCGGTACGTACCCGCCAGGCACCTTTTAACTCATCGTTCAGATGACGCGCGGCGCGCTCACTGGCGTAGGCAATGTACTGACGCAGTAAATTATTGGCGTCACCTGCCGTTTCCGCTTTGAGTTTGACGTTATCGGGCAGGTTATGGGCCGCGTCAGCAGGCGTAAACAGGATATTGCCGATCATATCGTCGAGCAGCGCAGCATCGTTATGCGCATTGCCGGTTTTGCGGCTCTTGAAGTAATCCGTCTGTTGCCAGAACTCACGACGCGTATCCCACGACGCGAGTTGCATGATGAACTCCTGATAAACCTGATCCATCACTGTCGGTGACGGTGCTGACAGGGTTAAGGTGTTGCTGCGCGCATCCAGATTGGTCAGGAATTGCTGCTGCGAATAGTATGAACCCAGCATGTTCACCGTGGGACGATCGGTGATCGCGGTGGTGCTCCAGACCTGTTTCAGCAGCAGCGTGACCAGCCAGGCGACCAGAGCAAACAGCAGTGCCAGCCCGATGATCCAGCGTTTGCCACGCCATAAACGGCCGCTCAGGCCGCGAATATCCAGTTCGTTGTCCACAACGTCAGAAGGCATGGAAGAAGTATCCTTTAATCAGCATCGGGTTCATTTATTTTTTGCTTCGCGGTAATGGCTCAGGCGGCGCTTAATGCGCCGGATACGTCGCGCCACGCGCCACGCATGTTTCAGGCAGTAGCCGTAAACCATGAAAGCGCCAAGGAACAACAGCAGCATCACCCACTCCGGAATGAACGCCAGATATTCGCCCAGCACACCGATCCCGGCAAGGATGGCCGCAGCAACAGTTATCAGCACAAAGGCCTGACGTGAGGTGAAACCGGCGCGCATGATCAGATGGTGGATGTGCTGACGGTCAGCCGAGAACGGGCTCATGCCTTTACGCAGACGACGATACATAATCGCCACCATATCCATCAGCGGAATGGCAATAAGCCAGAGTGCGGTGACGGGGGTAATGGGATGGCTCAGGCCCTGCGTTGTTTCCAGCAGAATCCAGATAATGGTGAAACCGATCATGGTACTGCCGGCATCACCCATAAAGACTTTGAAGCGGCGGCCAAGGAAGCCAAGATTAAGCAGAATATAGGGCAGCGTGGCGGCAATCATCGCAAAACACCACATCGCAAGGCTGGTCTGGCCATCGAAGTAGAGGATGATTCCCATGGCGGCAAAGGTGACGGAGGAGAGGCCGCCCAGCAGACCATCGATGCCATCCACCATATTAAAGGCGTTGATTGCAGCCCAGACGGCAAACAGTGTCAGCACATAGCCAAAGGGGCCAACGATAAGCTCGAACGGACCGACGATAAAGCCCAGGCTGAGCAGATAAAGTTTTGCGCCAAACATCATCACCAGCGCGACAATGGCCTGCACGACCGCGCGAAATTTGACGCTGATATCGAAACGGTCATCCAGTGCGCCAACCAGCACCAGCACCCCTGCGCAGCCCAGATAGAGCATCGCGTGTGGCAGGTAATAGTTGGTAATGGCAAACGTAAAGCAGATACCTGCGAACACAGAAATGCCGCCCACCAACGGAATCGCGCCATGATGGCGTTTACGTGAGTTAGGCTTATCAACTAAACCAATTTTTTTAGCTGCTTTTCGAGCAAAAAAGAGGAAAGCCAGGGAAAAGAGAAAAATTAATCCAAGCTCAGTACTCATAGTGAGTAAATTCACGTTAAACGCTCTCAGCTAACATCCCGCACAACAATACGCGAAAAAACGCGCCGGTCGCTGTGTCGGATTCCGAATTCTGCATTAAGAGACAGACGAGCGGTCAAAAGTTCGCCATCACTACCACAGTCATTATAAATGCTCCTGCCAGTGTTCAATCCTATAGCTCACAAATGAAAAACGCCACGTTGAGACGTGGCGTAAGGTCGATTTTCTGCGCATCTGGACTAAAAAAGCCGAATCTGTGCTTCGGCCTGGCAATCCCGGATTAAGAACGCTTCATCATGTCGAAGAATTCATCATTGGTTTTGGTCATCGCCAGCTTGTTGATGAGGAACTCCATTGCGTCGATTTCGCCCATTGGGTGAATAATCTTACGCAGGATCCACATCTTCTGCAGCTCTTCCTGAGAGGTCAGCAGCTCTTCTTTACGCGTACCAGAGCGGTTGTAATCAATTGCCGGGAAGACGCGTTTTTCAGCAATTTTACGGGCGAGATGCAG is a genomic window containing:
- the wzzE gene encoding ECA polysaccharide chain length modulation protein; the encoded protein is MPSDVVDNELDIRGLSGRLWRGKRWIIGLALLFALVAWLVTLLLKQVWSTTAITDRPTVNMLGSYYSQQQFLTNLDARSNTLTLSAPSPTVMDQVYQEFIMQLASWDTRREFWQQTDYFKSRKTGNAHNDAALLDDMIGNILFTPADAAHNLPDNVKLKAETAGDANNLLRQYIAYASERAARHLNDELKGAWRVRTDQLQAQVKRQEDVANAVFQRQQHRLEQALKIASQQGINEKQTREVGENLADSDLFLLGQPVLQGQLDTLRATGPSFDISYDQNRAMLTTLQAGPKLNSKFQTYRYLRTPEEPVSRDSPRRLFMMIMWGAVGALTGAGVALARRPRLMSDTHE
- the wecA gene encoding UDP-N-acetylglucosamine--undecaprenyl-phosphate N-acetylglucosaminephosphotransferase — encoded protein: MSTELGLIFLFSLAFLFFARKAAKKIGLVDKPNSRKRHHGAIPLVGGISVFAGICFTFAITNYYLPHAMLYLGCAGVLVLVGALDDRFDISVKFRAVVQAIVALVMMFGAKLYLLSLGFIVGPFELIVGPFGYVLTLFAVWAAINAFNMVDGIDGLLGGLSSVTFAAMGIILYFDGQTSLAMWCFAMIAATLPYILLNLGFLGRRFKVFMGDAGSTMIGFTIIWILLETTQGLSHPITPVTALWLIAIPLMDMVAIMYRRLRKGMSPFSADRQHIHHLIMRAGFTSRQAFVLITVAAAILAGIGVLGEYLAFIPEWVMLLLFLGAFMVYGYCLKHAWRVARRIRRIKRRLSHYREAKNK